In Fragaria vesca subsp. vesca linkage group LG1, FraVesHawaii_1.0, whole genome shotgun sequence, the sequence NNNNNNNNNNNNNNNNNNNNNNNNNNNNNNNNNNNNNNNNNNNNNNNNNNNNNNNNNNNNNNNNNNNNNNNNNNNNNNNNNNNNNNNNNNNNNNNNNNNNNNNNNNNNNNNNNNNNNNNNNNNNNNNNNNNNNNNNNNNNNNNNNNNNNNNNNNNNNNNNNNNNNNNNNNNNNNNNNNNNNNNNNNNNNNNNNNNNNNNNNNNNNNNNNNNNNNNNNNNNNNNNNNNNNNNNNNNNNNNNNNNNNNNNNNNNNNNNNNNNNNNNNNNNNNNNNNNNNNNNNNNNNNNNNNNNNNNNNNNNNNNNNNNNNNNNNNNNNNNNNNNNNNNNNNNNNNNNNNNNNNNNNNNNNNNNNNNNNNNNNNNNNNNNNNNNNNNNNNNNNNNNNNNNNNNNNNNNNNNNNNNNNNNNNNNNNNNNNNNNNNNNNNNNNNNNNNNNNNNNNNNNNNNNNNNNNNNNNNNNNNNNNNNNNNNNNNNNNNNNNNNNNNNNNNNNNNNNNNNNNNNNNNNNNNNNNNNNNNNNNNNNNNNNNNNNNNNNNNNNNNNNNNNNNNNNNNNNNNNNNNNNNNNNNNNNNNNNNNNNNNNNNNNNNNNNNNNNNNNNNNNNNNNNNNNNNNNNNNNNNNNNNNNNNNNNNNNNNNNNNNNNNNNNNNNNNNNNNNNNNNNNNNNNNNNNNNNNNNNNNNNNNNNNNNNNNNNNNNNNNNNNNNNNNNNNNNNNNNNNNNNNNNNNNNNNNNNNNNNNNNNNNNNNNNNNNNNNNNNNNNNNNNNNNNNNNNNNNNNNNNNNNNNNNNNNNNNNNNNNNNNNNNNNNNNNNNNNNNNNNNNNNNNNNNNNNNNNNNNNNNNNNNNNNNNNNNNNNNNNNNNNNNNNNNNNNNNNNNNNNNNNNNNNNNNNNNNNNNNNNNNNNNNNNNNNNNNNNNNNNNNNNNNNNNNNNNNNNNNNNNNNNNNNNNNNNNNNNNNNNNNNNNNNNNNNNNNNNNNNNNNNNNNNNNNNNNNNNNNNNNNNNNNNNNNNNNNNNNNNNNNNNNNNNNNNNNNNNNNNNNNNNNNNNNNNNNNNNNNNNNNNNNNNNNNNNNNNNNNNNNNNNNNNNNNNNNNNNNNNNNNNNNNNNNNNNNNNNNNNNNNNNNNNNNNNNNNNNNNNNNNNNNNNNNNNNNNNNNNNNNNNNNNNNNNNNNNNNNNNNNNNNNNNNNNNNNNNNNNNNNNNNNNNNNNNNNNNNNNNNNNNNNNNNNNNNNNNNNNNNNNNNNNNNNNNNNNNNNNNNNNNNNNNNNNNNNNNNNNNNNNNNNNNNNNNNNNNNNNNNNNNNNNNNNNNNNNNNNNNNNNNNNNNNNNNNNNNNNNNNNNNNNNNNNNNNNNNNNNNNNNNNNNNNNNNNNNNNNNNNNNNNNNNNNNNNNNNNNNNNNNNNNNNNNNNNNNNNNNNNNNNNNNNNNNNNNNNNNNNNNNNNNNNNNNNNNNNNNNNNNNNNNNNNNNNNNNNNNNNNNNNNNNNNNNNNNNNNNNNNNNNNNNNNNNNNNNNNNNNNNNNNNNNNNNNNNNNNNNNNNNNNNNNNNNNNNNNNNNNNNNNNNNNNNNNNNNNNNNNNNNNNNNNNNNNNNNNNNNNNNNNNNNNNNNNNNNNNNNNNNNNNNNNNNNNNNNNNNNNNNNNNNNNNNNNNNNNNNNNNNNNNNNNNNNNNNNNNNNNNNNNNNNNNNNNNNNNNNNNNNNNNNNNNNNNNNNNNNNNNNNNNNNNNNNNNNNNNNNNNNNNNNNNNNNNNNNNNNNNNNNNNNNNNNNNNNNNNNNNNNNNNNNNNNNNNNNNNNNNNNNNNNNNNNNNNNNNNNNNNNNNNNNNNNNNNNNNNNNNNNNNNNNNNNNNNNNNNNNNNNNNNNNNNNNNNNNNNNNNNNNNNNNNNNNNNNNNNNNNNNNNNNNNNNNNNNNNNNNNNNNNNNNNNNNNNNNNNNNNNNNNNNNNNNNNNNNNNNNNNNNNNNNNNNNNNNNNNNNNNNNNNNNNNNNNNNNNNNNNNNNNNNNNNNNNNNNNNNNNNNNNNNNNNNNNNNNNNNNNNNNNNNNNNNNNNNNNNNNNNNNNNNNNNNNNNNNNNNNNNNNNNNNNNNNNNNNNNNNNNNNNNNNNNNNNNNNNNNNNNNNNNNNNNNNNNNNNNNNNNNNNNNNNNNNNNNNNNNNNNNNNNNNNNNNNNNNNNNNNNNNNNNNNNNNNNNNNNNNNNNNNNNNNNNNNNNNNNNNNNNNNNNNNNNNNNNNNNNNNNNNNNNNNNNNNNNNNNNNNNNNNNNNNNNNNNNNNNNNNNNNNNNNNNNNNNNNNNNNNNNNNNNNNNNNNNNNNNNNNNNNNNNNNNNNNNNNNNNNNNNNNNNNNNNNNNNNNNNNNNNNNNNNNNNNNNNNNNNNNNNNNNNNNNNNNNNNNNNNNNNNNNNNNNNNNNNNNNNNNNNNNNNNNNNNNNNNNNNNNNNNNNNNNNNNNNNNNNNNNNNNNNNNNNNNNNNNNNNNNNNNNNNNNNNNNNNNNNNNNNNNNNNNNNNNNNNNNNNNNNNNNNNNNNNNNNNNNNNNNNNNNNNNNNNNNNNNNNNNNNNNNNNNNNNNNNNNNNNNNNNNNNNNNNNNNNNNNNNNNNNNNNNNNNNNNNNNNNNNNNNNNNNNNNNNNNNNNNNNNNNNNNNNNNNNNNNNNNNNNNNNNNNNNNNNNNNNNNNNNNNNNNNNNNNNNNNNNNNNNNNNNNNNNNNNNNNNNNNNNNNNNNNNNNNNNNNNNNNNNNNNNNNNNNNNNNNNNNNNNNNNNNNNNNNNNNNNNNNNNNNNNNNNNNNNNNNNNNNNNNNNNNNNNNNNNNNNNNNNNNNNNNNNNNNNNNNNNNNNNNNNNNNNNNNNNNNNNNNNNNNNNNNNNNNNNNNNNNNNNNNNNNNNNNNNNNNNNNNNNNNNNNNNNNNNNNNNNNNNNNNNNNNNNNNNNNNNNNNNNNNNNNNNNNNNNNNNNNNNNNNNNNNNNNNNNNNNNNNNNNNNNNNNNNNNNNNNNNNNNNNNNNNNNNNCTTTTAAGTCTGTTTTTAGATATATGGCCGAGTCTTTTATGCCAAAGTGCTGCAGACTTATTATTGAATAAACTCTCTTAACACCAGTGACTTGATTTTCAGCATTTGTTCTAGAATTATTTTCAAGCAGAAGAATCTCATTCTTAACAGTAGAACAGTCAAGTTTAAGATATTTATTTGAAAAAGAACCAGAACCAATATAAGCTGAATTCTGAAAAAGTTTCATTCCATTGAAATCAATAATAAGACTACAACCAATTTACGACCAAAAGGCCTACAGAAATTAAATTCCTACTTCAATGAGGGGATATAAAAAACATTGTCTAAAAATAAAAAGTTTCCTTCTCCTAAATCGATCCTCAAGCATCCTATGGCTTTAACAGCTACTCTTTGGCCGTTTCCTACGCAGACATTCTGCTCACTTATCCTTGGAGCTCTCCTCCTTATTATACCCTGTAATGAAGTGGTAATATGTATTGGTGAGCCTGAATCTAGCCAATAAGTGTGTGAACTAACATTTAGGAAATTAACTTCTAAAGAAAAAACAGAGTTAGGAAAACAGTCACCTTTCTTTATCATCCATGCCTTAAAACCAGGGCAATCCTTCTTAACGTGTCCCATCTTTTTACAGAAGAAACACCTAACTTTAGAGGACTTATCTCCCTTAGAATCTGCAGGTATGCCGGATACCTTAAAATTGGTGGTCTGCTTAGCCTTGTTCTTATTCTTCTTTTTCCACTTAGGCTTCTCCATAAGATTTACTGCAGTTGCAGGTTGAGCCTCTCCACGGATTGTATTCTCCTCATCCACACACACTGAAATTAGCTTATTAATAGTCCACTTGACCTCTAGAGCATTATAGGTAGATCTCAGTTGGCTGAAGGTTGATGGAAGTGACCAAAGTGCATCATGCACAAGCTGTGCATCTGCAACTCCCATCCTTAAATCTCTGAGTTTCCCATTCAGCTGAACCTTATGCATTATGTGCTCCCTAACACTCCCATTCCCATCATATTTCAGTTCATGGAATTCTTTATGGAGCCTAGCTGCTTCAGCCTTTTCACTTTCCTCATATTTCTCAGCAATATTAGCCATAAAGTCTATAGCATCCTCAGGTTCCTCTATCAATCCCCTAACCACCTCAGACATAGTTCTCCTGATCACATTCTTAGCCATTCTATTAGTCCTAAACCACTCATAATAATGTCACGAGCTGTCAGCATCCATGTTGTTTTCTTCTTCGGTGCCTATAGGTTTGGGTTTGAGGAGGCAGTAATCTATGTTTTGGTGCATTCCCATGTAAAACTCTACATCATCCCTCCACTTCCTATAGTTGTTCCCATTCAGCTCCACAACTTCTCCAATAGAAGCAAAATTGGTTAAGAAATTTAAAATAAAATTTTGTAAGAGTTTTTCCTATGTTGTTTTAACTGTCTTTTATCAAAGTTTTAAGCATAGCAAAAAACACACAAACACAGTCATGAAACCAAACAGAAAATTCATACTTTCATAATGTCATACTGCATACATATATATATATACATATATCCTATGTGAATAAAACAACAAAAACAATGCCTTTGTGACATATAATTTTTGAAAAAGCCTGTAGTTTGAATTGATATGCTATATGCAACAAAACAAAATATTTGGTGAAAACAGTCTAAGTCTTTAGACAAAGAAAAGTTTTCAAAAAATCTGGATAGGTTCCTGTACATACACATATCACTGCATACATTACAAAATCATGCTCAATTACTTCTTTGGAAGCCAGAAAAAACAAAACTTTATAACACTGCACAATTTGGTATTTTCTTCATGATTTCTTAAAGCCATTATCTAAGATTTAAGTATACTTTGTGTAAGACATAAACCAAACAGCAATCAAAAACACCATAAGATATAGTGATCATATTCAGATTATTGAAACAAAATTTTGGGAGATTTTCGCAATCCAAATACGCTGCATTCACAATATCATATCAGAAACAAGAGTAAATCTACCACCCTCCTCCACTACAACACACGTCAATTTCAAACAATACATGCATCAGAGACAACGAATTCATGAACCAGCACTTCTCCATATGAACATTCCCATAGATGCAAGAATCGAAATTGACAAGTTTGAGCTTCAGAGAACTTACCTTTGCTCTGCTTCAGCACATCACCAATTTAAAAGCATGAAAACGAAAATCAATGCGGAAAACACAAACCTTTAAAACCCAGAGCTGCAGCAGGGAGAACCAAAATCCCCTTTTCCCTCTTCCGACCCAGAAAACGCAGAATGAAGAACTCAATCAATCTGTTATGTTCATAACAGATAGTCGGGTTTTGTTTTATGAAGTGGGCCGGGTTTGGGCTCGGATAAAATGGGTTAANNNNNNNNNNNNNNNNNNNNATGAAATGCATTTACCTCAGAGATCGAGATCAGATTTACTGCAGAGATCGTTGCAGTCAAAAACATCCGAGCAGGTCTTTTCCTAGTTGAACCAGGAAACAATGTTTCTTGAGCTCTCCAAGATTCTTCATTTATTTTCAGGTTGAATATGATTACCATATACTTACAGACTTTTAGTGACCGAAAATGAAGATAACAGTACCACATGTGTTTTCGTCAACTGTAGCGACGCCAGAGTCGAATTCTTCCACGCAGCTGCTTATTGTGTCAGAGTGGCCGATCTCCTTGATTCCGTGTACGTTCCAGATGACATTCTCTTCGCTCTTTCCCATGAATGGTGTTCGAAACTTTGAAGACATTTTGAAATCATTGCTTGCGGTGCAAGTAACTGAGCTTGCTGATGGCATCTTCATCAGTTGCAGCGTTAACCACTCGGTTGTGGATGGCACCTCTTTTTGGCATTTCCTAAATACTTGGTCCGAAATCTCTCGTTGTTCTAGCTCCGATCATCAAATGCCCCTTCCTATTTTTCATCGTCAATTTCTTGATGGCATAATTGATCTCCTAATTCACTTGCCCTTTCCTTACGATGAAATGTTCCCTAGTCAGCAGCAGCTTATCGATCAATCGTCTACAGAATCTTTCCGATTTCGGACTTTTCATTTTCCAAAAGAAAAGGTTTTGTAGCTCAAAGCAAAGGCCAATGCTGAGATGGGTGTTAAAATATGTAATTTAGGGTCGTCTACAATAATATCACAAATACATCAAAACAAGAACACTAAATTAAGTATGAAGCTTAATACCTTCGTTGCTCCTCCAGTCGGACTTAGCTGCAGTCTTCGATGAAGCCACCATTGTTGATTGCGAGGTTGCTTGATGCTCTCGTTGTACTTAGTGAATACTGAAGGTCAGCCTTCTGTGTGTCTTAACCTTGTTGCTGGCACAATGGGAAGCCGATGAATGCAGAACGGTGTGGAACACAGGGACCTAGACCCTCTATATATAGTGATCAACATAAGACTTGATCCCATAACCAAATCCTATTTGAACAATGTAAATAACATGAAGATCTTTCCTTCCACAATACTAATTCCTTGTACATCAGGTTTTGTACTATGAACCTTCTAGATTTCCAACTGATATACAACTCGGAAATCTTATATGAATCAGAATATAATATCTATCGTTTCTTGTTATCCAAGATAAAGTCTTAAACAATTAACATGAATATAGCAGACTGTGTTTAAGTCCACTTTATTTCCAACAATGGGTACCAATAACATCTCTTCCCTTCAAGCACTCTGCACTCTTACCCCCTTTCTGGCGGGCCACAATACGTAACACACATGATTTAAACTCTGATCAAGAGGTTTTTTGTTCCATTGCAATAGGATTGAGACAAAGATTGAAGCCACCATTGCCAAATGAATACTTTGGGAATGCGCTTCAAGCAGGGATTGCTGTCAAGTCCACTGCAGGTGAGCTGCTACAAAATGGGATAGGCTGGGGCCGCTGGGCTGCTTTGCACATAAACAAAATGATTGCTTCCTTCACATCTGATGATGCAAGAAAGCGTGCAGAGAATTTTGTCAAAAGTCCAACGTTTCCATACC encodes:
- the LOC101313924 gene encoding uncharacterized protein LOC101313924 is translated as MAKNVIRRTMSEVVRGLIEEPEDAIDFMANIAEKYEESEKAEAARLHKEFHELKYDGNGSVREHIMHKVQLNGKLRDLRMGVADAQLVHDALWSLPSTFSQLRSTYNALEVKWTINKLISVCVDEENTIRGEAQPATAVNLMEKPKWKKKNKNKAKQTTNFKVSGIPADSKGDKSSKVRCFFCKKMGHVKKDCPGFKAWMIKKGYNKEESSKDK